Proteins co-encoded in one Candidatus Delongbacteria bacterium genomic window:
- a CDS encoding redox-sensing transcriptional repressor Rex: MSEDAIFKNIPQFTVLRFARYLNFLVTLPEVVEEISSSEMAGIIGIKPTQLRQDFFTLGGFGRQGKKYNVRFLIHRLSEVLALQKPQDMVLAGVGHLGQAIANYQGFERFNLVLRGIFDVNPKLIGLKIRDIQVQDLDELQGFIRQHRIQIGIISTPHQSAQNVCDSMVDAGVKAIWNFSPENVTVPEGVVVQNENLSVGIMNLSYRLNRELA; encoded by the coding sequence ATCTTCAAGAACATTCCCCAGTTCACGGTGCTGCGTTTCGCACGCTACCTGAACTTCCTGGTCACCCTGCCCGAAGTGGTGGAGGAGATCTCCTCCAGCGAGATGGCCGGCATCATCGGCATCAAGCCCACCCAGCTCAGGCAGGACTTCTTCACCCTGGGCGGGTTTGGCCGGCAGGGGAAGAAGTACAACGTGCGCTTCCTGATCCACCGGCTCAGCGAGGTGCTGGCCCTGCAGAAGCCCCAGGACATGGTGCTGGCGGGCGTGGGCCACCTGGGCCAGGCCATCGCCAACTACCAGGGCTTCGAGCGCTTCAACCTGGTGCTGCGCGGCATTTTCGACGTGAATCCCAAGCTCATCGGGCTGAAGATCCGCGACATCCAGGTGCAGGATCTGGACGAGTTGCAGGGCTTCATCCGGCAGCACCGGATCCAGATCGGGATCATCAGCACGCCGCACCAGTCGGCCCAGAACGTCTGCGACAGCATGGTGGACGCGGGCGTGAAGGCCATCTGGAACTTCAGCCCGGAAAATGTCACCGTGCCCGAGGGCGTGGTGGTGCAGAATGAGAACCTCTCCGTGGGCATCATGAACCTCAGCTACCGGCTCAACCGCGAGCTGGCCTGA